The following proteins come from a genomic window of Corallococcus sp. NCRR:
- a CDS encoding MTAP family purine nucleoside phosphorylase — translation MAAVKVGIIGGQALYQALGLQGRGEHLSVETPFGPHSAPLIATELDGVPIIFVFRHGQGHVHNATRAPYRANLFALKSLGVTHVVATGTVGSLRDAIQPLHLALPDQVIDRTYRRPCTFYDDVAVHVELAQPFCATLRQTLTDAAPKLETTSDTVVHASATYVCIEGPSLSTQAESQLYRTWGGDLVGLTAMPEARLAREAELHYALIALPTDHDSWRSQPVGQEPEALLPQFTQRLDAVTAHGAALLRRALPRIAGTPATCRCDSALALAIFTDRTRIPAEVKSRLRPLLGRYLPSGLV, via the coding sequence ATGGCGGCGGTCAAGGTGGGCATCATCGGGGGCCAGGCCCTCTACCAGGCCCTGGGACTCCAGGGGCGCGGCGAACACCTCTCCGTGGAGACGCCCTTCGGGCCCCACAGCGCCCCACTCATCGCCACGGAATTGGACGGCGTCCCCATCATCTTCGTCTTCCGCCACGGCCAGGGGCACGTCCACAACGCCACCCGCGCCCCCTACCGCGCCAACCTCTTCGCCCTGAAGTCGCTCGGCGTCACCCACGTGGTCGCCACCGGCACCGTGGGCAGCCTGCGTGACGCCATCCAGCCGCTGCACCTGGCCCTGCCGGATCAGGTCATCGACCGGACCTACCGCCGTCCCTGCACCTTCTACGACGACGTCGCCGTGCACGTGGAGCTGGCCCAGCCCTTCTGCGCCACCCTGCGACAGACGCTCACCGACGCGGCCCCCAAGCTCGAAACGACGAGCGACACCGTGGTCCACGCCTCCGCCACCTACGTCTGCATCGAGGGCCCTTCCCTGAGCACCCAGGCGGAGAGCCAGCTGTACCGCACGTGGGGCGGGGACCTGGTGGGGCTCACCGCCATGCCGGAGGCGCGGCTCGCCCGCGAGGCGGAGCTGCACTACGCCCTCATCGCGCTGCCCACCGACCATGACTCCTGGCGCTCGCAGCCCGTGGGCCAGGAGCCCGAGGCGCTCCTGCCGCAGTTCACCCAGCGGCTGGACGCTGTCACCGCCCACGGCGCCGCGCTCCTGCGCCGCGCGCTGCCCCGCATCGCGGGCACGCCCGCCACCTGCCGCTGCGACAGCGCGCTCGCGCTGGCCATCTTCACCG
- a CDS encoding ATP-grasp domain-containing protein — protein MKARGRTLPSMLRPGEDLLKVEDRLWLLTAATGKGVYDFAFDRFFACRRPYVLPDEPIEVVARAGAWPDYAERYRELEAQGVRLVHSPEQHLLATELPHWYPLLEDLTPRSRWFDTPPDARTVEAQLGWPVFLKGARQTSRHRKSLSIIEGPEAFRQAMEAYAQDDILHWQQVVCRELRPLRRVDDTQGADALPRSFEFRTFWWRQQLVGFGPYWWQGTPYALTPQEERDALALAGEAARRVALPFLVVDVAQEVSGRWIVIECNDGQESGYVGVSPFALWQRVLDVERERAG, from the coding sequence GTGAAGGCCCGCGGACGCACGCTGCCGTCCATGCTGCGTCCCGGAGAGGACTTGCTGAAGGTCGAGGACCGCCTGTGGCTGCTCACCGCGGCGACGGGGAAGGGCGTCTATGACTTCGCCTTCGACCGGTTCTTCGCGTGCCGCCGGCCGTACGTGCTGCCCGATGAGCCCATCGAAGTCGTCGCGCGCGCGGGCGCGTGGCCCGACTATGCGGAGCGCTACCGCGAGCTGGAGGCGCAGGGCGTGCGGTTGGTGCATTCACCGGAGCAGCACCTGCTCGCGACGGAGCTGCCGCACTGGTATCCGCTGCTGGAGGACCTGACGCCCCGGAGCCGCTGGTTCGACACGCCTCCGGATGCGCGCACGGTGGAGGCGCAGCTGGGCTGGCCGGTGTTCCTCAAGGGCGCGCGGCAGACCAGCCGCCATCGCAAGTCCCTCTCCATCATCGAGGGACCGGAGGCCTTCCGTCAGGCGATGGAGGCCTACGCCCAGGACGACATCCTGCACTGGCAGCAGGTGGTGTGCCGCGAGCTGCGGCCCCTGCGGCGCGTGGACGACACGCAGGGCGCGGACGCGCTGCCTCGCTCGTTCGAGTTCCGCACCTTCTGGTGGCGGCAGCAGTTGGTGGGCTTCGGGCCCTACTGGTGGCAGGGGACGCCGTACGCGCTGACGCCCCAGGAAGAGCGGGACGCGCTGGCGCTCGCGGGCGAGGCGGCGCGCCGGGTCGCGCTCCCGTTCCTCGTCGTCGACGTGGCCCAGGAGGTGTCCGGCCGGTGGATCGTCATCGAGTGCAATGACGGCCAGGAGAGCGGCTACGTCGGAGTGTCGCCCTTCGCGCTCTGGCAGCGCGTCCTGGACGTGGAGCGCGAGCGCGCGGGCTGA